GCCCAGCACCCGCATGCCCCCTACCAGCGCCGTCATTTCCGGCGCCGTCAGCATCAGGAGGTTGGCCTTGTCGATCATGGCGTTGGCCACATTCCCCGCAGCGCCGGCATGGATGTAGTTGCGAAAGCCATCGACTGCCGGCTCCAGCACGGCGAACGAATTGACGTCGGTCTGCGCCAGCGATGCGTCCATGCGGCCCGGGCGAAATGGGACGGTCACTTCGTGCCCCGCCTGCCTGGCCGCAGCTTCCACCGCGGCGCTCCCGCCCAGTACGATCAGGTCGGCCAGCGACACCTGCTTGCCGTTGTTTGCACCGGCGTTGAAGTTCTCGCGGATCGCTTCCAGCCGCGTCAGCACCTGCGCCAGTTCTGCCGGGTCGTTCGCCTCCCAATCCTTCTGTGGCGCCAGGCGGATGCGGGCCCCATTGGCCCCGCCACGCAGGTCGCTGCCGCGGAAGGTCGAGGCCGATGCCCAGGCCGCTTTGACAAGCGCCTGCACCGACAGGCCACACTCCAGCAGCGTTGCCTTCAATGCGGCAATGTCGGCCTCGTCGATGAGTGCATGGTCCACCTTCGGGATCGGGTCTTGCCAGATCAGGTCTTCCTGCGGCACGAGGGGCCCCAGGTAGCGTACCTTCGGTCCCATGTCGCGGTGGGTCAGCTTGAACCAGGCGCGCGCAAAGGCGTCGGCAAATGCGGCCGGATCAGCCAGAAAGCGGCGCCCGATCTGTTCGTAGGCCGCATCGAAGCGCAGCGCGAGGTCGGCAGTGGTCATCATCGGCTGGTGCAGCTTGCCGGGGATATGGGCGTCCGGCACATTGCGCCCGACGTCGCCAACCGGCTTCCACTGGTGCGCGCCGGCCGGGCTCCTGGTCAGCTCCCAGTCAAAGCCGAACAGCGTTTCCAGGTAGCTCATGTCCCAGGTCGTGGGCGTGGCGGTCCAGGCGCCTTCCAGGCCGCTGGTGATGGTGTGCGCACCAACGCCGCTGTCGTAAGCATTCTTCCAGCCCAGGCCCAGTTCTTCGATGTTGGCGCCTTCCGGATCCGCGCCCACATGGTGGGCTTCGGCGGCGCCATGGCATTTGCCAAAGGTGTGGCCGCCCGCCACCAGCGCCACCGTTTCTTCGTCGTCCATGGCCATGCGGGCAAAGGTTTCGCGGATGTCGCGCGCCGAGCGCACCGGGTCCGGCTCGCCATTGGGGCCTTCCGGGTTCACATAGATCAGGCCCATCTGGACTGCGGCCAGCGGCTTGGCCAGTTCCCGCTCGCCGCTGTAGCGTTCGTCCCCGAGCCACGTCGACTCAGGGCCCCAGTCGATCGGCAGCGGCTCCCAGATGTCGTCACGCCCGCCGCCGAAGCCGAAAGTCTTGAAGCCCATCGATTCGAGCGCCACGTTACCGGCGAGGATCATCAGGTCGGCCCAGGACAGCTGCTTGCCGTATTTTTGCTTGATCGGCCACAGCAGCCTGCGCGCCTTGTCCAGGTTGCCGTTGTCGGGCCAGCTGTTGAGGGGGGCGAAACGCTGCTCGCCGGAGCGGGCGCCGCCACGGCCGTCGAAAATGCGGTAGGTGCCGGCCGAGTGCCAGGCCATGCGGATGAAGAAGGGGCCGTAGTGGCCGTAATCGGCTGGCCACCAGTCCTGGGAGTCAGTCATCAGGACATTGAGGTCGGCAATGACGGCGTCCAGGTCAAGCTTCCGGAACTCCTGCTGGTAATTGAAGTCTTCCAGATTGGGGTCGCCCAGTTTGGCGTGCTGGTGCAGGATGGAGAGGTTGAGCTGATCAGGCCACCAGTGGGCGTTGGTCAGTGTCTTCTTCGGCTTGTTCCCGTGCGCGACGGGGCACTTGCCCATGTACTGCGATTCGGCGTTCTTGAGGTCGTTCGTGTCGTTCATGTGGCAGTATCCTTTGGTGAGATCGGGTCGAGGCAACTCGGTCACGATAGGATAAAACTACAATTAACTATGTTCCAATTGATATTTTTAATCGAAGGGATAGCCGACAACCCGTTTAGCGGGGTAAAAGGAAGCCGGCAAGGCAGGGAAACGCGCCGTCAAGCGGCGCCTGCCGGACGATGGAGACGCCGTCCACGGTCCGACACGGCAGAAAGTCGCCTGCTCAGGCCGCGATGATGCCGTCGCGGGATTTTTCCAGCGCCATGGACTGCGGCAGCGACACGGTGAAGGTGCTGCCCTTCCCCGCTTCCGAACAAATGGCGAGCTGGCCGCGGTGGCGCAGCAGCACGTGCTTGACAATGGCCAGGCCCAGGCCCGTGCCCTGGGTCTCGCGCGAGCGGCTCTTGTCGACCCGGTAGAAGCGCTCGGTCAGGCGCGCGATATGAATCTGCTCGATGCCGATACCGGAATCACGGGCCACGAATTGCGGCCCGTCCGGTCCCTGCTGCCAGCGCAGGTCGATGGTGCCGCCGGCCGGCGTGTAGCGCACGGCGTTCGAGGCCAGGTTGCCAAAGGCGCTGCGCAGTTCTTCCGCGCTGCCCGTCACGTCAGGGCCGCTCACGTCCGACGTCACCGTATGCTTGCCGGCCGAGAGCGCGCGCGCTTCGTCGGCAATGGCGCTCATCATGGCGGCCATGTCGACACGTTCCGGCCGCAGCGGATAATCGACCGATTCCAGGCGCGAGAGCGTGAGCATGTCCTCAATCAGGCGCTGCATGCGGCGCCCTTGCTCGGTCATGAGCTTGAGGTGCGCGGCGCGGGTGGCGGCATCGAGGCCCGGCTCGCTGGAAGCAATTTCCAAAAAGCCGACAATGACGGTGAGCGGCGTGCGCAGTTCGTGCGAGGCGTTGGCGATGAAGTCGCGCCGCATTTCTTCAATGCGCTGCGTTTCGGTGGCGTCGTGCGTGACCAGGATCTGGCGCCGGTTCTCGAACGGGATGATCTGGCAGATCAGCTTGCGTTCGCGCAGCGCCAGCGTGAGGGGCTGCTCGTAGCGGCCCAGAATGATGTAGTCGATAAAGGCAGGATGGCGGATCAGGTTGGTGATGCGCATGCCCTTGTCCTTGTCCAGCGTCAGGCCCAGGTGCTGCTCGGCGGCCGGGTTGCACCACTCCAGAAACAGCACGTCGTCCATGATGGCCACGCCGTCCGGCAGCAGGTGCATGGCCTGGCGAAAGCGCGCCAGCCATTCGGTCAGTTCGGCCTGGTTGCGCTCGTCATCGCGGCGCAGGCGGTACAGGCGCGAGAATATGCCCGTCCACGAACCCCAGCCGTCCGGCAGGCGCGAGCTGTGCGGGTCTTCCAGCCATTCGCCCAGCTTGCTCAGGTAGCTCAGCTGCACGAACAGCAGGATCGTCACCGCCGCCAGCGCCAGCATGGCCCCGTACACGGCGCCGAACATGGCCCCCACGATGGCGCCGCCGGCCAGGATGAAGGCCAGGCGCAGCATGGCCGGAATCCAGAAGAGCAGGCGCGGGTTCATTTGACCGAAAGCATATAGCCGACACTGCGCACGGTGCGGATCAGGCTTTCGGCCTGCTTGAGCGCCTTGCGCAGGCGCAGCACGTGGACGTCGACGGTGCGCTCTTCAATGACGGCGTGGTCGCCCCACACCTTGTCAAGCAGCTGGCTGCGCGAAAACACGCGCTCGGGATTGGCCAGGAAGAATTTGAGCAGCTTGAATTCGGCGTGGCCAATGTCGATCTTTTGTCCCGCCAGCGACACGCTGCAGCTGACCGGGTCCAGCGTGACCTCGCCGGCCGACAAGGGCGCTTCGGCATGCTCGGGACTCTTGCGCCGCAACAGCGCCTTGGAGCGGGCCAGCAACTCGCGCGGCGAGAATGGCTTGGTGACGTAGTCGTCCGCCCCCGTGTTCAGGCCGGCGATCTTGTCTTCTTCCATGCTCTTGGCGGTGAGCATGATGACCGGAATATCCTGGAAATGGCGGTCGGCCCGGATGCGCGAGAGCAGACGCAAACCGGTCTGGTCAGGCAGCATCCAGTCCAGCAGGATCAGGTGCGGGATGCGCTGGGTGATGAATTCCCAGGCCGCGCCCACATTCTGCACGGAACACACATTCCAGCCGGTTTCGCGCAGGGAGAACGTGACCAGCTCGATAATGGCCGGTTCGTCCTCCACGATCAGGACCGTGGTTTTGTCTACTGCCATCTGTTACGCCTGTGCGTCCGGTTTGCGGTGGCGGATGTCCTTGCCTTCGACCACGTAGATCACGTATTCGGCAATGTTCTTGGCATGGTCGCCAATGCGCTCGATGGCCTTGGCCACCCACAGGGTGTCGAGGGCCGAGGAAATGGTGCGCGGGTCTTCCATCATGAAGGTGATCAGGTTGCGCATGATGGACTTGAATTCGTGGTCGATCACGGCATCCTGGGCGATGAGCTGCAAGGCTTGCTTGCCATCGAGGCGGGCAAAGGCGTCGAGCGCATCGTGCAGCATGTCGATGGTGGAGGCGGCAATGGTACGCACCATTTCATAGTGGTTCAGGGCCGGGGCGCCGCGCGAATGCAAGCTCTTGGCAGTGCGGGCGATCTTGGACGCTTCATCGCCAATGCGCTCGAGGTCGGTGATTACCTTGACGGTTGCCATGACGGTGCGCAAGTCATTGGCCGTGGGCTGGCGGCGCACGATCAGGTGGCTGCAATCGTCGTCCAGCGCTACTTCGAGCTGGTTGACCTGGTCATCGTCGGCAATGACACGGTCGGCGCCTTCCTGGTTGCCGGTGCGAAAGCACGTCATGGCATCGATTAACTGCGACTCCACCAGGCCTCCCATCAGGAGTACCTTGGAGCGGATGGTTTCTAGTTCGTGGTCGTACTGTTTCGAGGAATGCTCGCCTATCATGCTGCTCTCCGTATTGGATGTTGTTGTCGGATCAGCCGAAGCGTCCGGTGATGTAGTCCTGCGTCTCTTTGCGGGCTGGATTCATGAAGATCTGGTCGGTCTCGCCAAACTCCACCAGCTCGCCCAGGTACATATAGGCGGTATAGTCCGAGCAGCGCGCAGCCTGCTGCATGTTGTGGGTGACGATGGTGATCGTGTAATCCTGCTTGAGCTCGCTGATCAGTTCTTCCACCTTGGCCGTGGAAATCGGGTCCAGTGCCGAGGTCGGCTCGTCCAGCAGCAGCACGTCAGGCTTGACGGCCACGCCGCGCGCGATGCACAGGCGCTGCTGCTGGCCGCCCGACAGCGACAGGCCGCTCTTGGACAGCTTGTCCTTCACTTCGCCCCACAGGGCTGCCTTCTTGAGGGCCCACTCGACGCGCTCGTCCATGGCACCCTTGGACAAGTCTTCATACAGGCGCACGCCAAAGGCGATGTTATCGTAGATCGACATGGGGAACGGTGTCGGTTTCTGGAAAACCATGCCGATCTTGGCGCGGATCATGTTCACGTCCTGATTGGCATCGAGCAGGTTGCGCCCGCGGTACAGGATCTGCCCTTCCGCGCGCTGGCCCGGGTACAGGTCGTACATGCGGTTGAGCGTGCGCAGCAGGGTCGACTTGCCGCAGCCGGACGGGCCGATAAAGGCCGTCACCTGCTTTTCATGGATGTCCAGGTTGACGTTGGTCAGCGACTGCGTCTTACCGTAAAAGAAGTTGAGGTTCTTGATCTCGATGGTCTTGTTCTTCGGCGTGACGGTCGGGATCGGTTGTGGCAATGGGCTCATGATCGTTATCTTATTTAGGCGTTTTTTGGCTGAACAGGCTGCGCGAGAGAATATTGAGCAGCAGCACGCTGAAGGTCACGAGCAGGGCCGCGGCCCAGGCCAGCGGAATCCAGTTCGCTTCCGAGCTCATCGCGAATTTATTGATGACCACGGGCATATTGGCCATCATGCCGTTCATGTCGGTACTGAAATACTGGTTGTTCAGGGCAGTAAATAGCAGCGGCGCGGTTTCGCCGGAGATGCGGGCCACTGCCAGCAGCACGCCGGTGATGACGCCGGCCTTGACGGCGCGCAGGCGCACGAAGGTGGCCACTTTCCAGCGCGGCGCGCCCAGGGCAAAGGCGGCTTCGAGCAGGCTGTTGGGAACCAGGCGCAGCATGTTGTCGGTGGTGCGCACCACCACCGGAATGGCGATGAGCGAGAGCGCGAGACTGCCGGCATAGCCCGAAAAGTGCTGGACCTGGGCCACATAAATCGCATACACGAACAGGCCGATCACGATCGAGGGGGCCGAGAGCATGATGTCGGTGACAAAGCGGGTGACACTGGCAAACCAGCTGGTCTCGCCATACTCGGCCAGGTAAATGCCGGCCAGGATGCCGATCGGGGTGCTGACGGCGGTCGACAGGCCCACCATCAGCAGGCTGCCGACAATGGCGTTGCGCAAGCCGCCCGGGTCGTCGCCCGGCGGCGGGGTATCGAGAATGAACAGGCTCAGCGACAAGCCGCCCACGCCCTTGATGATCAGGGTAGCGAGGATCCACAGCAGGAAGATGAGGCCGAAGGACATGGCCAGGATCGACAGCGCAATGCCGATGCGGTGCACCAGCAGGCGCTTGCGATAAACGGGATTGACCGCAGGATTAACCGCGGATTTGACGGCGGGATTGAACGAGGCCTGGCTCATTTGACGCCTTCCTTACGCGACATACCGGCCAGCATCAGCTTGGCGGCGGATAAAACGACGAATGTGATGGCGAACAGGATCAGGCCCAGCGCATACAGGGACGAGACATGCAGCACCGATTGTGCTTCGGCAAATTCATTGGCGAGCGTGGACGAAATCGAGTTGCCGGGTGCGAACAGCGACCACGACAGGCGCTGGGCGTTGCCGATCACGAAGGTCACGGCCATGGTTTCTCCGAGCGCGCGGCCCAGTCCCAGCATGACGCCGCCTACCACGCCGGTCTTGGTATAAGGCAGCACAATTTTGCGCACCACTTCCCAGCGTGTGCAGCCGAGGCCGTAGGCAGATTCCTTGAGCACGGCCGGGACGATCTCGAACACGTCGCGCATCACCGAGGCGATAAACGGGATGATCATGATGGCCAGGATCAGGCCGGCGGTGAGGATGCCCAGGCCCATGGCGGGGCCGCTAAAGAGCTGGCCGATGATGGGCAATTGGCCCAGGGTACTTTTGAGGGCCGGCTGCACATATTCGCCAAACAGGGGCACGAACACGAACAGGCCCCACATGCCATAAATAATGGAGGGGATGCCGGCCAGCAGCTCGATGGCCGTGCCGAGCGGGCGGCGCAGCCAGGCGGGGCAAATTTCAGTGAGGAACAAGGCGATGCCAAAGCTGATCGGAAACGCAATCAGCAGTGCAATCAGCGAAGTAACGACGGTGCCGAAAATGGCAATCAGGGCGCCATACTGGTCGTTGACGGGATCCCATTCAGACGAGGTGATGAAGCCGGCGCCGAATTCGCGGAAAGCGGGCAGCGAGCCATGCACCAGATAAATGATAATGCCCGCCAGCACCAGCAGCACGGAGGTGGCGAACAGCAGGGTTGTCTTGTGAAAAATAAAATCCTGCAGCCGCTGCGTTCGCATGGTGGAAAGCAAAGCGGCCTGATCATTGTCAGGCACGGCAGGAGAATCGAGTTGTATCGCAGCGGTTTGTGCACTCATGCGCTAGAGACCTAAGATTGCCGGCGGACGGCGCCGCCGGCGAAACAGCAAAAAGCGCACTTCCCTGCTGCAGGCAAGAAAGTGCGCCTGCCAGGAATTACCAGATCGCCTTGCCCGAAGCGTCTTTCAGGTTGGCCTTCCAGGCATCAGCAACCAGCTTGGTCACGACGTCCGGCATCGGCACGTATTCCAGTTCGGTGGCAGCCGCGTCACCATTCTTGGCGGCCCAGTCGAAGAACTTGAGCACTTCCTTGCCACGGGCAGCGTCGGCCTGCGCCTTGTGCATCAGGATGAAGGAAGCGCCGGTGATGGGCCAGCTTGCCTTGCCAGCCTGGTCGGTCAGGATGATGTTGAACCCTGGCGTCTTGGCCCAGTCGGCCGAGGCAGCAGCTGCCTTGAAGGCTTCATCGTCAGGCTGCACGAACACGCCATCGCGGTTCTTGATCTGGGTGTGAGCAATCTTGTTCTTCTTGGCAAACGCCCACTCGACGTAGCCAATGGTGCCCTTCATGCGCTGCACGTTGGCCGCGACGCCTTCGTTACCCTTGCCGCCCACGCCGGTGGCCCACTTGACGGACGTCTCGGCGCCGACTTTCGACTTGAACTCCGGGCTGACCTTGGACAGGTAGTCGGTGAACAGGAAGGTGGTGCCCGAGCCGTCAGCGCGGTAGACGACGGTGATGTCGTCGGCCGGCAGCTTCAGGCCAGGATTGAGAGCGGCGATTTGCGGCGCATTCCACTTGGTGATCTTGCCCATGTAGATGTCGGCGATCACAGGACCGGTCAGCTTCATGGCGCCGGGGGCGATGCCATCGAGGTTGACAATGGTGACCACGCCGCCCATGACGGTCGGGAACTGCATCAGGCCGGCCGCTTCCAGCTCGGCGGCCGAGAGTGGCTTGTCGGAAGCGCCGAAGTCGACGGTCTTGGCCTTGATCTGCTTGATGCCGGCACCAGAGCCAACGGATTGATAGTTCACGGCATTGCCGGAAGCTTTCTTGTACATGTCAGCCCACTTGGCGTACACAGGGGCCGGGAAAGTCGCGCCGGCGCCAGTCACATCGGCGGCGTGGGACACGGAGCTGGCCACGACGGCGGTGGCACCAACGATCATCGAAGCTAACAACTGTTTCATTCGCATATCAAGTCCTAAGTCCTGGTTGGGGGTGGTCACAAAAACCGAAAGCCTTTGTCGACGCTGCGCAGTCTAGCGCGCCAATATGACACGATTATGACATTCATGACATCCATGAAAACTGATGAATTCGTCCAGCATGGTACCCTTGTTCCACTGCGTTGATGACATGGTCTGCAGTATTGTCACAGACCTGTCACAGTTGGAAATTACACTGAAATGGGTTATTGGATCAGCAATCACACGACATAAAGAGCTAATGAAAACAGACGCCAAAACGTCCCCGCGGCCCTTGTTTCTGGACCGGGAATTGTCCCAACTGAAATTCAACCGGCGGGTCCTGGCCCAGGCCGAGGACAATGCGATACCGTTGTTGGAGCGACTGCGTTATTTATGTATCGTATCGAACAATCTCGACGAGTTCTTTGAAGTGCGCGTGGCCAGCCTGCTGGCCCAGGGCAGCCTGGCCGGTACCGCCGCCCTGGCCGCGTCGCTTGCGCGCATCAGCAGCGAATGCCATCTGCTTGTCAAGCAGCAATACGCAATCCTGAACAATGACGTGCTGCCCCAGCTGCAGGCGCGCGGCGTGCACCTGGTGCGCCATTCCGACCGCAATCCGGCCCAGCGCGCGTGGGTCAAGGAATACTTCGAGCGCGAGGTGCGGCCCCTGCTGACCCCGATCGGGCTCGACCCGGCCCACCCCTTCCCCCAGGTGGTCAACAAGAGCCTGAACTTCATCGTGGCCCTGAGCGGCAAGGATGCCTTCGGGCGCGGCAGTGCCATTGCCATTGTCAAGGCGCCCCGCGTGCTGCCGCGCGTTATCCGCCTGCCGGACAAGCTGTCGAAGAACGGCGCTTCCTTCTGCCTGCTTTCCTCCGTCATCCATGCCCATATTGAAGACTTGTTCATGGGACGCGAGGTGACGGCTTACTCCCAGTTCCGCGTTACCCGCGACAGCGATCTGTGGGTGGACGAAGACGAAGTCAAAAACCTGCGCCAGGCCCTCAAGGGCGAGCTGCAGGGACGCCAGTTCGGCACTTCGGTGCGGCTGGAAGTGGCGCGCAATTGTCCGCCGGAACTATCGCAATTCCTGCTCAACCAGTTCAGCCTGGATGAAAGCCGCCTGTACGCCGTGGACGGCCCCGTCAACCTGGTGCGCCTGCAGGAACTGGTGGGCCAGATCGACGAACCGGACCTGCGCTTCCCTGCCTTTACCCCGGGCCTGCTGGACAAGGCGGCCCACGCCGATATTTTCGAGCAGCTGCGCCGTCACGATGTGCTGCTGCACCATCCTTTCCAGTCATTTCAACCGGTCGTCGATTTCATCCGCGCCGCGGCGGTGGACCCGCAGGTGGTTGCCATCAAGCAAACCATTTACCGTACCGGCACCCATTCCGAACTGATGGAAGGCTTGATGACGGCCGCGCGCTTGGGCAAGGAAGTCACGGTCGTGCTGGAACTGATGGCGCGCTTTGACGAAGAAGCCAACATCAACTGGGCCGACAAGCTGGAACAGGCCGGCGCCCAGGTGGTGTACGGCGTGGTGGGCCTGAAGACGCACGCCAAGGTGGCGCTCGTGATCCGGCGCGAGGACAGCGGCCTGCAGTTCTATGCCCACCTCGGCACGGGCAATTACCACCTGACCACCACCCGCTTCTATACTGATTTTGGCATGCTCACGGCGCGCCAGGAACTGGGGCGCGAAGTCAATGAAGTATTCATTCACCTGACCAGCCTGACCAGGCCGGCGCGCATGCAGCACCTGTGGCTGGCACCGTTTGCGCTCCAGGCAGAGATCATCAAGGCCATCCGCAATGAAGCGCGCATCGCCAAGGCCGGCAAAACAGGCCGCATCATCGTTAAAGTCAATGCGATGGTCGACGAATCGGTGATCCGCGCCCTGTACGCGGCATCCCAGGACGGGGTCAAGATCGATCTCATCGTGCGCGGCGCCTGTACCTTGCGCCCCGGTGTGAAAGGTTTGTCGGACAATATCAAGGTGAGGTCGATCATTGGCCGCTTCCTGGAACACAGCCGGATTTATTATTTCCGCAACGACTTGAAGCACGATGTCTATCTCGCCAGTGCCGACTGGATGAGCCGCAACCTGTTCCGGCGCATCGAAGTGGCTTTCCCGGTGCTCGACAAGGCACTCAAGAAACGGGTCATCAGCGAAGGATTGAACCCCTACCTGAAAGACAACTCGAACGCCTGGGAACTCGATGCCGACGGCGAATACCACCGCCGCTCGCGGCGCGCCAGGACGGGTGGCTATTCGGCGCAGCAGTACCTGATGAACACGCTGGGCACGCCCGGCTGACGAGCAAGGAAGGAGCGAACATGGACCTCATCTTATGGCGCCACGCGGAAGCGGCCGATGCCGACGCCGGCGAAACCGACATGGAGCGCGCGCTCACACCCAAGGGACACAAACAGGCGCGGCGCATGGCCGACTGGCTCACCGCGCAACTGCCCGAAGGCTGCAAGATCCTGGTCAGCCCGGCAAAACGCACGGTGCAAACGGCTGAAGCGCTGGGCCGGAAGTTCAAGATCGTGCCCGAAATCGGCCCCGGCGCCGACGAGGAAGATGTGCTCGATGCGGCCAACTGGCCCAACAGCAAGGAGCCGGTGCTGGTGGTGGGCCACCAGCCCACGCTGGGCCAGGTGGCGGCAGTACTGCTGTCAAGCCAGCCGCTGGACTGGGAAGTCAAGAAGGGCAACGTGTGGTGGTTCGTGCAGCGCGATCCCGACGACGTCTACAGCCTGTACCTGAAAGCAGTCATGGGCCCGGACATGGTCATGAAATCCTGAGCCGGTTCCAGCCGCAAAACGCTCTTGCATTACGGCCCGGGAGTGCTACATTGAAACTGCTCCCAGGCTGGGGAGAAGTACTGGAAAGGCAGGGAAACATCATGTTGAGCGCACTGGTATTTGCCGCACTGGGCGGCATGGCTGGCTTCGTCGCCTGGGAATGGATCCAGGAGGCACGGGGCGGACGCCATCGGCTACGCGATCGCTATCACGAATAGCACTGGCCCATCGGGCCCACATCAAGCGGCGTTCAACGCCGCTTTTTTTTAGGACACTAGACGTGCAGCAGCAAGTGCTCGCGCTCCCACGGGCTGATCACGGTCATGAATTCCAGGTGTTCCTGGTCCTTGATGGCTGCGTACACATCAATAAAGCGCTCACCGAGCACTTCGCGCAGCTTGTCTTCGGCGCGCAGCATGGCCAGCGCTTGCGGCAGGCTCGATGGCAATTCAAAGTCGAGCGCCTGGGCGCTGCCGGAGGCAGGCGCCCCCGGTTCAAGCTGCTCCGTCATGCCCAGGTAGCCGCAGGCCAGGGTCAATGCAAAGGCCAGGTAGGGATTGGCATCAGCCCCGACCACGCGGTTTTCGATATGCCGTTCCTGGGGCGCCGCTTCCGGCACCCGGAAGCCGACCGTGCGGTTGTCGTGGCCCCACTGCATGTTAATCGGCGCGCTGGCATTGCGCACCAGGCGCCGGTACGAATTGACATAAGGCGCTGCCAGCGCCATGGCGGCAGGCATGTAGCGCTGCAGGCCGCCGATGAAATGATAAAAATGGCGTGAGGGCGCTCCGTCAGGATTGCTGAACAGATTGCGCCCTTCCCTGTCGAGCACGCTCTGATGCAGGTGCATGGCCGAGCCCGGCTCAGCTTCCAGCGGCTTGGCCATGAAGGTCGCGTACATGCCATGGCGCG
This region of Massilia sp. PAMC28688 genomic DNA includes:
- the katG gene encoding catalase/peroxidase HPI; this translates as MNDTNDLKNAESQYMGKCPVAHGNKPKKTLTNAHWWPDQLNLSILHQHAKLGDPNLEDFNYQQEFRKLDLDAVIADLNVLMTDSQDWWPADYGHYGPFFIRMAWHSAGTYRIFDGRGGARSGEQRFAPLNSWPDNGNLDKARRLLWPIKQKYGKQLSWADLMILAGNVALESMGFKTFGFGGGRDDIWEPLPIDWGPESTWLGDERYSGERELAKPLAAVQMGLIYVNPEGPNGEPDPVRSARDIRETFARMAMDDEETVALVAGGHTFGKCHGAAEAHHVGADPEGANIEELGLGWKNAYDSGVGAHTITSGLEGAWTATPTTWDMSYLETLFGFDWELTRSPAGAHQWKPVGDVGRNVPDAHIPGKLHQPMMTTADLALRFDAAYEQIGRRFLADPAAFADAFARAWFKLTHRDMGPKVRYLGPLVPQEDLIWQDPIPKVDHALIDEADIAALKATLLECGLSVQALVKAAWASASTFRGSDLRGGANGARIRLAPQKDWEANDPAELAQVLTRLEAIRENFNAGANNGKQVSLADLIVLGGSAAVEAAARQAGHEVTVPFRPGRMDASLAQTDVNSFAVLEPAVDGFRNYIHAGAAGNVANAMIDKANLLMLTAPEMTALVGGMRVLGATSGGERHGVFTTRIGALTSDFFTNLLDMRTAWKRVDGTAHLFEGTDRTTGERRWTATLADLIFGSNAQLRALSEVYAARDGEAHFVQDFVKAWTKVMELDRFDLRYPQAG
- the phoR gene encoding phosphate regulon sensor histidine kinase PhoR, yielding MNPRLLFWIPAMLRLAFILAGGAIVGAMFGAVYGAMLALAAVTILLFVQLSYLSKLGEWLEDPHSSRLPDGWGSWTGIFSRLYRLRRDDERNQAELTEWLARFRQAMHLLPDGVAIMDDVLFLEWCNPAAEQHLGLTLDKDKGMRITNLIRHPAFIDYIILGRYEQPLTLALRERKLICQIIPFENRRQILVTHDATETQRIEEMRRDFIANASHELRTPLTVIVGFLEIASSEPGLDAATRAAHLKLMTEQGRRMQRLIEDMLTLSRLESVDYPLRPERVDMAAMMSAIADEARALSAGKHTVTSDVSGPDVTGSAEELRSAFGNLASNAVRYTPAGGTIDLRWQQGPDGPQFVARDSGIGIEQIHIARLTERFYRVDKSRSRETQGTGLGLAIVKHVLLRHRGQLAICSEAGKGSTFTVSLPQSMALEKSRDGIIAA
- a CDS encoding response regulator yields the protein MAVDKTTVLIVEDEPAIIELVTFSLRETGWNVCSVQNVGAAWEFITQRIPHLILLDWMLPDQTGLRLLSRIRADRHFQDIPVIMLTAKSMEEDKIAGLNTGADDYVTKPFSPRELLARSKALLRRKSPEHAEAPLSAGEVTLDPVSCSVSLAGQKIDIGHAEFKLLKFFLANPERVFSRSQLLDKVWGDHAVIEERTVDVHVLRLRKALKQAESLIRTVRSVGYMLSVK
- the phoU gene encoding phosphate signaling complex protein PhoU, whose product is MIGEHSSKQYDHELETIRSKVLLMGGLVESQLIDAMTCFRTGNQEGADRVIADDDQVNQLEVALDDDCSHLIVRRQPTANDLRTVMATVKVITDLERIGDEASKIARTAKSLHSRGAPALNHYEMVRTIAASTIDMLHDALDAFARLDGKQALQLIAQDAVIDHEFKSIMRNLITFMMEDPRTISSALDTLWVAKAIERIGDHAKNIAEYVIYVVEGKDIRHRKPDAQA
- the pstB gene encoding phosphate ABC transporter ATP-binding protein PstB, with product MSPLPQPIPTVTPKNKTIEIKNLNFFYGKTQSLTNVNLDIHEKQVTAFIGPSGCGKSTLLRTLNRMYDLYPGQRAEGQILYRGRNLLDANQDVNMIRAKIGMVFQKPTPFPMSIYDNIAFGVRLYEDLSKGAMDERVEWALKKAALWGEVKDKLSKSGLSLSGGQQQRLCIARGVAVKPDVLLLDEPTSALDPISTAKVEELISELKQDYTITIVTHNMQQAARCSDYTAYMYLGELVEFGETDQIFMNPARKETQDYITGRFG
- the pstA gene encoding phosphate ABC transporter permease PstA, whose amino-acid sequence is MSQASFNPAVKSAVNPAVNPVYRKRLLVHRIGIALSILAMSFGLIFLLWILATLIIKGVGGLSLSLFILDTPPPGDDPGGLRNAIVGSLLMVGLSTAVSTPIGILAGIYLAEYGETSWFASVTRFVTDIMLSAPSIVIGLFVYAIYVAQVQHFSGYAGSLALSLIAIPVVVRTTDNMLRLVPNSLLEAAFALGAPRWKVATFVRLRAVKAGVITGVLLAVARISGETAPLLFTALNNQYFSTDMNGMMANMPVVINKFAMSSEANWIPLAWAAALLVTFSVLLLNILSRSLFSQKTPK
- the pstC gene encoding phosphate ABC transporter permease subunit PstC yields the protein MSAQTAAIQLDSPAVPDNDQAALLSTMRTQRLQDFIFHKTTLLFATSVLLVLAGIIIYLVHGSLPAFREFGAGFITSSEWDPVNDQYGALIAIFGTVVTSLIALLIAFPISFGIALFLTEICPAWLRRPLGTAIELLAGIPSIIYGMWGLFVFVPLFGEYVQPALKSTLGQLPIIGQLFSGPAMGLGILTAGLILAIMIIPFIASVMRDVFEIVPAVLKESAYGLGCTRWEVVRKIVLPYTKTGVVGGVMLGLGRALGETMAVTFVIGNAQRLSWSLFAPGNSISSTLANEFAEAQSVLHVSSLYALGLILFAITFVVLSAAKLMLAGMSRKEGVK
- the pstS gene encoding phosphate ABC transporter substrate-binding protein PstS, giving the protein MRMKQLLASMIVGATAVVASSVSHAADVTGAGATFPAPVYAKWADMYKKASGNAVNYQSVGSGAGIKQIKAKTVDFGASDKPLSAAELEAAGLMQFPTVMGGVVTIVNLDGIAPGAMKLTGPVIADIYMGKITKWNAPQIAALNPGLKLPADDITVVYRADGSGTTFLFTDYLSKVSPEFKSKVGAETSVKWATGVGGKGNEGVAANVQRMKGTIGYVEWAFAKKNKIAHTQIKNRDGVFVQPDDEAFKAAAASADWAKTPGFNIILTDQAGKASWPITGASFILMHKAQADAARGKEVLKFFDWAAKNGDAAATELEYVPMPDVVTKLVADAWKANLKDASGKAIW